DNA from Pseudocitrobacter corydidari:
AGTTAGGTCTTTCCCCTACGCCCGGTTTTCCCGACCGGGCATCGCACGCTGCTTTCTGCTCAATGCCCTCACACTCCCTGCGCTTATGTATAAATAAAGGGGCAAATGTAAATTATTGTATTTATTTTTCCATAAATGAGTGGTAGAAAGTTACGCGTTTGATAATGCTTCTCACAATCATTCGCAAACGTATTTATAAAAACCTGCCGTGGTCGGGGCAAAGAAGTGCCCTGCTGCCATTGTAAAAATAGCTCGCAAAAAATTATAAGACGCTCATTAATATGGATAATAATCGCAATTTACCGTTCAACAGCTTTAGTTCGCTCACCTTCTTTACAGGCCTGTGTATCGGCTTAACCCCGGTCGGCCAGGCCGTAGCCGCCAACAGTAAAGATCAAAAACCCGGCGATACGCTGGTGGTTGAGGCGCAGGCCCCTTCCCTCTACGCGCCGCAGAAATCCGCTGACCCGAAATTTAGCCGCCCCATTGCGGATACCACGCGTACCGTTACCGTCATTTCCGACCAGGTGTTAAAAGATCAGGGCGTCAATAACCTGACCGATGCGCTGAAAAACGTGCCGGGCGTGGGTGCGTTTTTTGCCGGGGAGAACGGTAGCTCATCGACGGGTGACGCCATTTATATGCGCGGTGCGGATACCTCGAACAGCATTTATATCGATGGTGTGCGTGATATCGGCAGCGTCTCACGCGATACGTTCAACACCGAGCAGGTGGAAGTGATCAAAGGCCCGTCGGGCAGCGACTATGGCCGCAGCGCGCCAACCGGTTCGATCAATATGATCAGCAAACAGCCGCGCCTGGATTCCGGAATCGACGCCTCCGCCAGCATCGGCAGCGCATGGTTCCGCCGTGGCACGCTCGATATTAACGAAGCGATTGGCGAAACCTCCGCCGTGCGTCTGAACGTGATGGGCGAGAAAACTCACGATGCGGGCCGCGATAAAGTCCAGAACGAACGCTACGGCGTTGCGCCTTCCGTCGCTTTCGGTTTGGGAACGGAAAACCGTCTTTACCTGAACTATCTGCACGTTACCCAGCACAACACCCCGGATGGCGGTATCCCGACTATCGGCCTGCCGGGCTACTCTGCGCCGAATGCCGCCACCTCCGCACTTAACGGTTCCGGCAAGGTGAACACCAGCAACTTCTACGGTACGGATTCCGATTACGACGACTCCACTACCGACACCGCCACTATGCGCTTCGAGCATGATTTCAACGACACCACGACGATTCGCAACACCACCCGCTGGTCGCGTGTGAAGCAGGATTATTTGATGACGGCGGTGATGGGCGGTGCCAGCAATATCGGCATGCCGGATCCGAACAACGTGGGAAGCTGGACCTGGACGCGCACGCCCAATACCAAAGACGTGAGCAACAAGATCCTCACCAACCAGACCAACCTGACCTCGAAGTTTTATACCGGTGCGGTCGGTCACGATATCAGCACTGGCGTAGAGTTCACCCGCGAGACGCAAACTAACTATGGCGTGAACGCCATTACCGCGCCGCCGGTGAATATCTACAGCCCGAACAGCAATATCAATGTCGGCAGCCTGCACCGTAACGGCGCCAACGCCAACGGCCAGACCGATACCTTCGGCATCTACGCCTTTGATACGCTGCAAATCACTCATGATTTCGAACTGAACGGCGGCATTCGTCTGGATAACTACCACACCGAATACGACAGTTCAACGGCCTGCGGCGGCTCTGGCCGTGGTGCGCTGACCTGCCCAACCGGCACACCGAAAGGATCGCCGATCAAAACCGTTGATACGGCGAAATCCGGCAATCTGGTGAACTGGAAAGCGGGTGCGCTCTATCACCTGACTGAACAGGGCAATATCTATGTCAACTACGCGATTTCCCAGCAGCCTCCGGGCGGCAGCAACTTCGCGCTGGCGCAGGGCGGGACCGGCAACAGCGCCAACCGTACCGACTTCAAACCGCAAAAAGCGAAAACCAGTGAAGTGGGTACCAAATGGGAGCTGTTTGACAAGCGCCTGCTGCTGACCGCCGCGCTGTTCCGCACCGACATCGAAAATGAAGTCGCTGAGAATGACGACGGTACCTATTCGCAGTACGGCAAAAAACGCGTTGAAGGCTATGAGCTGTCCGTCGCGGGTAACATCACGCCGGAGTGGCAGGTCATTGGCGGTTATACCCAGCAGAAAGCCTCAATTCAGGAAGGCGCAAATGTGGCGCAGGATGGAAGCTCTGCCCTGCCTTACACGCCGGAGCACGCATTTACCCTGTGGACGCAGTATCAGGCTACGAGCGATATCTCCGTGGGTGCAGGCGCGCGCTACGTGGGCAGCATGCACCGTGGCAGCGATGGTGCCGTCGGTACGCCGTCCTACACCGAAGGCTACTGGGTAGCGGATGCCAAGCTGGGCTATCGCATCAACAGCAATCTCGATTTGCAGTTGAACGTCTACAACCTGTTTGATACGGATTACGTCGCCTCGATTAACAAGAGCGGCTACCGTTACCATCCAGGCGAGCCGAGAACGTTCCTGTTAACGGCGAACGTGCACTTCTAATCACATTGCCGGGGCGCTGCGCTTCTCTGATAAGCGCAGCGCATCAGGCAAGGAGCACCTCATCATGATGTACCACATTCCTGGCGTACTGACCGCCGATGAACTTCACCAGATGGTAGAGGACCTCACCCGCGCCCCGTGGATTGACGGTCGTGCAACCGTTGGTGCACAGGGCGCGCAGGTGAAAAACAATCAGCAAATTGACACCCAGAGCCCGCTCTACGCCACGCTTCAGGCGCGAGTCCTGGCTGCACTGAATCAGCACTCACTCTTCTTCGCCGCCGCGCTCCCCAAAACTCTCTCCACCCCGCTGTTTAACCGCTACCAACAGCAAGAAACCTATGGTTTTCACGTGGATGGTGCGGTGCGCAGTCATCCGCAAAGCGGCTGGATGCGTACTGACCTCTCCGCCACGCTTTTTCTGAGTGACCCGGAAAGCTACGACGGCGGCGAACTGGTGGTGAACGATACCTATGGCCAGCACAGCGTAAAACTCCCGGCGGGCGACCTGGTGCTCTACCCTTCCAGCAGCCTGCACTGCGTTACGCCCGTCACGCGTGGGGTGCGTATGGCTTCGTTTATGTGGATCCAGTCAATGATTCGCGATGATAAACGCCGCGCGATGCTGTTCGACCTCGACCGCAACATTCAGACGCTAAAAGCCCGTCATGGTGAGTCCGAAGAAGTGCTGTCGTTGCTCAATCTTTACCACAACCTGCTGCGCGAGTGGTCTGAGATTTAGGCCTTGTCTGTACGCGAGACGCCCCCATATTGAGTATAATTAGCTCAATAAATAATCAGGAGGTGGACAATGGCTTCAGGTTGGGCAAACGACGGTGCCGTGCAGGATCAAATCGACAGCACTATTGAAGATGCGGTGGCGCGGGCAAGAAGTGGTCTGCCGAAGGGTGAAAGCGCCAAATTTTGTGAAGAATGTGGGGAACCGATTCCAGAGGCGCGTCGGCAGGCTATTCCGGGTGTGCAATTGTGCGTGAACTGCCAACGGGAGAAAGATTTACATAACTCTACATTTGCAGGATATAATCGCAGAGGATCGAAAGATAGCCAGCTTCGTTGACAGTTCTCTACCTGAAAATACAGCGCAAACGGTTATCTTTACGACCACCTTTTTCGGCTAAATAAGTAGCAAAAAGTGCCTTAAATCATCGAGCAGGTTATTATCCCCCTCCGAAACCATTCGTAGCGAAAATAATTTATTAATAATCAGTAAATTAATACTTATTCAAAATTATTGATGAAGGTTATCAATTCTCTTCGATTTATTCTTTCGCAATAAAACGTGATACTCATCACATCGACAGAACATCGTCCCCGAACAAATAACCTGCGAGAGATTAAAAATGAAAACTATCAAATATGCTGTTGCTGCTATTGCCCTGTCTACCCTGTCCTTTGGTGCTTTCGCTGCTGAAGCGGTAAGCGCGGCTCAGGCTCAGAACATGAATAAAATTGGTGTTGTTTCTGCGGAAGGCGCATCGACTCTGGATGGTCTGGAAGCAAAACTGGCTGCGAAAGCAGAAGCGGCTGGCGCATCTGCTTACAGCATCACCTCTGCTAACACCAACAACAAAGTTAGCGGTACTGCGGTTATTTACAAATAACCGAAAAATTTAACTGCCAGAAGTTGTACCCCGCCAGCTTAACCCACTGGCGGCTGCTGTAACCCTCATTGAACTTGTTGATACCCTTTTTGACGCCCGGCATGCCACGCCGGGTTTTTTTTGTTTTTTTTCGGCGACTAATAAGACTCCGCCACCTTCGCCAGCCCCGCGTCCAGCGACGCCACTTCTCCCGCCGCCAGCAGGCAGCACGCCATCTGGATTTTCAGCGATTGCGGCACCGGCTCGCTTCCTGCCACGCAGCGTTCAATCCAGCGCGCGGTCACTTCCGGATCTTTTCCTTCAGGCACGGCTTCATTTGCTGTTTCCGTCTGCCGTTCGCTCACAATGCGCGTACCTTGCGCATCGATCAGCGTGATTTGCGGGCAACGCTGCGGGTTAGCGTACACCTCGCCTTCTGTACCGTGCATCAGCAGCCCGCGCCCGCCGATATCCGAGAAGAATTTCGCGACCTTCCCTACATATTCCGGATGCGAGACGCTCGACAGGCGCAGCGCGGCATCTTCAGCGAACGGCGTTGCCAGCTTCGCCAGCGTATGCGCACTGTTACGCACGCCCATCCGCCAGCGCATGGAAAGCTGTTTTTCCAGCGACGGACACAGCGCGCCCACCGGAATATAAACCGGTTGATGGCCATCAAGTTTGGCCTGCGCCTGCCCGGCATGGCGGGTAGGTTCAATGCCAAGCAGTTCAAAAATGGTTTCGCTGATAACCCGGGTCGGGTCTTCACTCACGCCGTGTACCACCACCGGGAAGCCAATTTTGTGCAGCAAAATAGCCAGCAGCGGCGTCAGGTTGGCCTGTTTGCGCGCGCCGTTATAGCTTGGAATGACAATCGGCATCGGTTTACCCACCGGCGGCTTAAGGCGCAGAGTGTGCTGCTGCATCGCCTCATAGAAGCCCAGCATCTCGGCCTCGCCTTCCCCTTTAATGCGCAGCGCAATCAGGATGCCGCCCATTTCGAGATCCGGCACATCGCCATTCAGCATGTGGGTATAGAGACTGCGGGCGGTGTCCTGATCGAGGTCGCGGGCATGGTTTTTACCCCGGCCAATCTCTTTAATCACATTGCGTAAATCCATCAGATGCTCCTTGTCCGGTGTCGCGTGCCGATTAGCGTTTTTTGCGACGGGTCGTTTTGGCTTTGCTTTTTACTTTAACATCGGGCACCGGGGGTTGCTCAATAGGAAATACCGGTAGCGCATTTAACAGGCGCGGGCCGTAGTTTTTGGTCAACAGACGCTTATCGTATATCACCACTTCGCCCCAGCAGCCGTGGCTACGAATGAGTCGCCCCACCTGCTGAATCAGGTTAAACGACGCGCTGGGCAGGCTTTGCACTTCGAACGGATAACGGTTCAGGCTTTTCAGCCATTCGCCTTCGGTAATCACCACCGGGCTGTCGATGGGCGGGAAGGCGATTTTATGAATATGCACCTGGCTTAGCAGCTCACCTTTTAAATCGAGGCCTTCTGCAAATGATTGTAGCCCGACCAGCACGCTGCGCTCGCCGTTTTCCACGCGTTTACGATGCAATTCCACCAGCCGGTAACGCGGTTGGTCGCCCTGCACCAACAGCAAAAGGCGTAAATCGGTGACGTGCTCCAGAAAACGCTGCATCGCGCGGTTGCTGGCAAACAGCACCAGCATGCCTTTGTGTTTTTTACTTTCCAGTGCCTCGCGGAAATAGGCCGCCATTTCGGCAATGTGCAGCTCTTCGTTTTCCATCAACGGCTCGTAGCGCATTTTCGGAATCACGATTTTGCCCTGCTCAACGTGGTTGAATGGCGAGTCGAGCGCCACGAAGCGATCGCCCGCTTTCTCTTTCAGCCCGCTCATCTCCTGCAAACGCGAGAAGCTGTTGAGAGACCGCAGCGTCGCGGACGTCACCACAATGTGCGGCACGCTGCGCCACAGCAGGCGTTCCAGTTGATCGCTGACGCGAATACCCACGCAGTTAAACCACAGATGCATCTGACCATCACGCATGTCGCGCGTCGCCCACTTAGAGACCGGTGCGCCGGACGCCTGCGCCAGCGACGCCAGACGCCAGAGCTTGCTTTGCGCCTCAAACATCCCCAGCGCGCGATTCATTTGCAGGATAACCCGATGCAAACGCACGATATCGTGCGAACCGGTTTTCTCGCTGAGATCGTTTAAAAACAGTTCCGCCAGCCCGCGCAGCATCTCGGTGAGTTTTGCCAGCCGCTGGACAATCTCCATGATCTCTTCCGGAAGTTCGCCCATCGCAAAGCGGTGTTCCGCTTCCTGGGTCGCCGGAAGATATAAATTCAGAATGTTATTGAGTGAGGCAATCAGCTCGTAAAGTTCTTCACTGTGCGCAGTCAAACGCTCCGGAATCGCCAGCGGCGGCGTGGTTTTCGGGCGAAACTGCTCCATGCAGGTCGCCACCAGCTTAACGAAAAGATCGAGCTGGAGACGATACCAGGGCGCCGTAATTTCCGCGCTCATCTCCAGCGCATCGCGTGCGACATCCGGCAGATGATGGCCTTCATCCAGCACCAGCAGCAGGTTTTTCGGCTCCGGCAGCACCGCTTCGCTTTCCATCGCCGCCATGACCAACGCATGGTTAGCGACCACGACTTCGGCTTCCTGAATCTCGCGCCGCGCCACAAAGAACGGGCACTCGCGATAGTAGAGGCAGTTGCGGTTCAGGCAGCTTGCTTTGTCGGTGCTCAGACGTCGCCACAAATCATCGTTAATCGCGATGTCCGTGTGATCGCGCAGGCCGTCCCATTTATAGCTGTCGAGGTCAGCCTTCAGTTTCGCGCAACGCTTCTGCTCTTCCTGATTGTTCGGCGTGAGGTCGTCATCCAGAAACGCGAGCAGATCCTGCTGATTGGGCTCGGTACTCGCCAGCCCGTTGAGGTTACGCGGACAAACGTAGCGCCCGCGCCCGAAGGCGGCGGTAAATTTAAGGTCGGGGATAATTTTGCGCAGCAGCGGGAGATCTTTACTGTAGATCTGGTCCTGCAACGCGACGTTAGCGGTACTGACCACCAGCGTTTTTTGCTCTTCCCTGGCAATGGCAATGCCGGGAATGAGATAAGAAAGGGTCTTCCCGACGCCGGTCGGCGCTTCGATAGCCAGATGCCGCCCCTCTTCCCCGGCGAGCGTTTTTGCCACGTCAGCAATCATCTGCCGCTGCGGCGCGCGGGGAATAAAGTCCGGGATCTGTTCCTGAAGCGCCTTATACCAGGCGGCGATTTGCGCTTTCAGCGCAGCGGTCAATGCCATGAGAAAACCTGAAATACTGTATAAACAGCCACTATTGTGGCACTTTCTTACGCGGGCGGCAAAAAATAAAGCCCGGCTTGCGGCCAGGCTTCAGAAATATGCTTCAGGGCAGAGGCGCTTTGCTTATCCGCCCTGTGCCAGGTAAACCGTTATTGTGCAGCAGACGGTTTACGCGGGCGACGACGACGCTGTTGCTCGCCTGCCGGTTTGGCATCGCCAATGCGGCGAGACTGTTTCGGTTTAGCGTCAGATTTCGGCGCACCGCTTTCGCTGCGGCGCGGCTGTTGCTGCCCACGCCCCTGGCTTTGCCCCTGCCCTTGCGGGCGACCACCTTGCCCACGACCACCGCCGTTACCG
Protein-coding regions in this window:
- a CDS encoding catecholate siderophore receptor Fiu is translated as MDNNRNLPFNSFSSLTFFTGLCIGLTPVGQAVAANSKDQKPGDTLVVEAQAPSLYAPQKSADPKFSRPIADTTRTVTVISDQVLKDQGVNNLTDALKNVPGVGAFFAGENGSSSTGDAIYMRGADTSNSIYIDGVRDIGSVSRDTFNTEQVEVIKGPSGSDYGRSAPTGSINMISKQPRLDSGIDASASIGSAWFRRGTLDINEAIGETSAVRLNVMGEKTHDAGRDKVQNERYGVAPSVAFGLGTENRLYLNYLHVTQHNTPDGGIPTIGLPGYSAPNAATSALNGSGKVNTSNFYGTDSDYDDSTTDTATMRFEHDFNDTTTIRNTTRWSRVKQDYLMTAVMGGASNIGMPDPNNVGSWTWTRTPNTKDVSNKILTNQTNLTSKFYTGAVGHDISTGVEFTRETQTNYGVNAITAPPVNIYSPNSNINVGSLHRNGANANGQTDTFGIYAFDTLQITHDFELNGGIRLDNYHTEYDSSTACGGSGRGALTCPTGTPKGSPIKTVDTAKSGNLVNWKAGALYHLTEQGNIYVNYAISQQPPGGSNFALAQGGTGNSANRTDFKPQKAKTSEVGTKWELFDKRLLLTAALFRTDIENEVAENDDGTYSQYGKKRVEGYELSVAGNITPEWQVIGGYTQQKASIQEGANVAQDGSSALPYTPEHAFTLWTQYQATSDISVGAGARYVGSMHRGSDGAVGTPSYTEGYWVADAKLGYRINSNLDLQLNVYNLFDTDYVASINKSGYRYHPGEPRTFLLTANVHF
- the ybiX gene encoding PKHD-type hydroxylase YbiX gives rise to the protein MMYHIPGVLTADELHQMVEDLTRAPWIDGRATVGAQGAQVKNNQQIDTQSPLYATLQARVLAALNQHSLFFAAALPKTLSTPLFNRYQQQETYGFHVDGAVRSHPQSGWMRTDLSATLFLSDPESYDGGELVVNDTYGQHSVKLPAGDLVLYPSSSLHCVTPVTRGVRMASFMWIQSMIRDDKRRAMLFDLDRNIQTLKARHGESEEVLSLLNLYHNLLREWSEI
- a CDS encoding DksA/TraR family C4-type zinc finger protein, giving the protein MASGWANDGAVQDQIDSTIEDAVARARSGLPKGESAKFCEECGEPIPEARRQAIPGVQLCVNCQREKDLHNSTFAGYNRRGSKDSQLR
- the ybiJ gene encoding DUF1471 family protein YbiJ, which encodes MKTIKYAVAAIALSTLSFGAFAAEAVSAAQAQNMNKIGVVSAEGASTLDGLEAKLAAKAEAAGASAYSITSANTNNKVSGTAVIYK
- the ybiB gene encoding DNA-binding protein YbiB, yielding MDLRNVIKEIGRGKNHARDLDQDTARSLYTHMLNGDVPDLEMGGILIALRIKGEGEAEMLGFYEAMQQHTLRLKPPVGKPMPIVIPSYNGARKQANLTPLLAILLHKIGFPVVVHGVSEDPTRVISETIFELLGIEPTRHAGQAQAKLDGHQPVYIPVGALCPSLEKQLSMRWRMGVRNSAHTLAKLATPFAEDAALRLSSVSHPEYVGKVAKFFSDIGGRGLLMHGTEGEVYANPQRCPQITLIDAQGTRIVSERQTETANEAVPEGKDPEVTARWIERCVAGSEPVPQSLKIQMACCLLAAGEVASLDAGLAKVAESY
- the dinG gene encoding ATP-dependent DNA helicase DinG, whose product is MALTAALKAQIAAWYKALQEQIPDFIPRAPQRQMIADVAKTLAGEEGRHLAIEAPTGVGKTLSYLIPGIAIAREEQKTLVVSTANVALQDQIYSKDLPLLRKIIPDLKFTAAFGRGRYVCPRNLNGLASTEPNQQDLLAFLDDDLTPNNQEEQKRCAKLKADLDSYKWDGLRDHTDIAINDDLWRRLSTDKASCLNRNCLYYRECPFFVARREIQEAEVVVANHALVMAAMESEAVLPEPKNLLLVLDEGHHLPDVARDALEMSAEITAPWYRLQLDLFVKLVATCMEQFRPKTTPPLAIPERLTAHSEELYELIASLNNILNLYLPATQEAEHRFAMGELPEEIMEIVQRLAKLTEMLRGLAELFLNDLSEKTGSHDIVRLHRVILQMNRALGMFEAQSKLWRLASLAQASGAPVSKWATRDMRDGQMHLWFNCVGIRVSDQLERLLWRSVPHIVVTSATLRSLNSFSRLQEMSGLKEKAGDRFVALDSPFNHVEQGKIVIPKMRYEPLMENEELHIAEMAAYFREALESKKHKGMLVLFASNRAMQRFLEHVTDLRLLLLVQGDQPRYRLVELHRKRVENGERSVLVGLQSFAEGLDLKGELLSQVHIHKIAFPPIDSPVVITEGEWLKSLNRYPFEVQSLPSASFNLIQQVGRLIRSHGCWGEVVIYDKRLLTKNYGPRLLNALPVFPIEQPPVPDVKVKSKAKTTRRKKR